From the genome of Geobacter sp. SVR, one region includes:
- a CDS encoding 3-methyl-2-oxobutanoate dehydrogenase subunit VorB yields the protein MSSKLFVKGNEAVAMAAVEAGCRYYFGYPITPQSDIPEYLSRELPRLGGEFIQAESEVAAINMLLGASAAGVRCMTSSSGPGISLKQEGISYMAGSELPGVIVDIMRQGPGLGGIDASQADYWQATRGGGHGGYRIIVLAPNSVQEMYDLTMLAFDLSDLYRIPAMVLADSVIGQMKESIVANPRPVVDLPVKDWAVRGRQEGEAQRVVKSLKLGDGEMEAFHWKMHARYQELAEQECRWEEVGTADAELVVTAFGSVARIARTAVAMAREAGLRVGLLRPVTLFPFPRQAFLDLSRTCKRFLDIELSTGQMIEDVRLSVARDVEVDFYGRPPGAGSLPTPEELFEQIRKRY from the coding sequence ATGTCATCAAAATTGTTCGTCAAGGGTAACGAGGCGGTGGCCATGGCCGCTGTGGAGGCCGGCTGCCGTTACTATTTCGGCTATCCGATTACCCCGCAGAGTGATATTCCGGAGTACCTCTCCCGTGAGCTGCCACGGCTGGGGGGGGAGTTCATCCAGGCCGAGAGCGAGGTGGCTGCCATAAACATGCTGCTGGGGGCCTCCGCTGCCGGCGTGCGCTGCATGACCTCATCCTCCGGCCCCGGTATCTCGCTCAAGCAGGAGGGTATCTCCTACATGGCCGGTTCCGAGCTGCCCGGGGTGATTGTGGACATCATGCGTCAGGGCCCCGGTCTGGGGGGCATCGATGCGTCCCAGGCCGACTATTGGCAGGCCACCCGCGGTGGCGGTCACGGCGGGTATCGCATCATCGTGCTTGCGCCGAATTCGGTCCAGGAGATGTATGACCTGACCATGCTGGCCTTCGATCTCTCCGATCTGTATCGCATTCCGGCGATGGTTCTGGCGGACTCGGTCATCGGCCAGATGAAGGAGTCGATTGTGGCCAATCCCCGTCCTGTTGTGGATTTGCCGGTAAAAGATTGGGCAGTGCGCGGCAGGCAGGAGGGGGAGGCGCAGCGCGTGGTGAAGTCGCTCAAGCTGGGGGATGGCGAGATGGAGGCCTTCCACTGGAAGATGCACGCCCGCTACCAGGAACTGGCGGAACAGGAATGCCGCTGGGAAGAGGTCGGGACCGCGGATGCGGAGCTGGTGGTGACCGCTTTCGGTTCCGTGGCCCGCATCGCCCGGACCGCCGTTGCCATGGCCCGTGAGGCCGGCCTGAGGGTAGGGCTGCTGCGTCCGGTCACGCTGTTCCCCTTTCCCCGGCAGGCCTTTCTCGATCTGTCCCGGACCTGCAAGCGCTTTCTCGATATCGAGCTCAGCACTGGCCAGATGATCGAGGATGTGCGTCTTTCGGTGGCCAGGGATGTAGAAGTCGATTTCTACGGGCGCCCACCGGGGGCCGGATCGCTGCCCACTCCGGAAGAGCTGTTCGAGCAGATCCGTAAACGATACTGA
- a CDS encoding thiamine pyrophosphate-dependent enzyme codes for MKQVFARPESLKDVQTHFCPGCHHGAAHRLVAEAMDEFGIRGETIGVASVGCSVFLYGYFDIDVIEAPHGRAPAVATGAKRARPDRIIFTYQGDGDLAAIGTSEIIHAANRGEDITVIFVNNTTYGMTGGQMAPTTMVGQKTSTSPYGRDHSKDGYPIRMAELLAQLEGVGFSARVAVNNPKNIMQAKKVIKTAFRYQTEKKGFSFVEVLAACPTNWGMTSLAANQRVGDEMIPYFPLGVQRNTANL; via the coding sequence ATGAAACAGGTATTTGCACGGCCCGAGAGTCTCAAGGATGTCCAGACCCATTTCTGTCCGGGCTGCCATCATGGCGCAGCCCACCGCCTGGTGGCCGAGGCCATGGACGAGTTCGGCATCCGCGGAGAGACGATCGGCGTGGCTTCGGTCGGCTGCTCGGTCTTTCTTTACGGCTATTTCGACATCGATGTGATCGAGGCGCCCCACGGCCGTGCCCCGGCGGTTGCCACCGGTGCCAAGCGGGCGCGTCCCGACCGGATCATCTTTACCTACCAGGGTGACGGCGACCTGGCGGCCATCGGCACTTCGGAGATCATCCATGCCGCCAATCGCGGTGAGGATATCACCGTGATTTTCGTCAACAACACCACCTATGGCATGACCGGGGGCCAGATGGCACCCACCACCATGGTGGGGCAGAAAACCTCCACCTCCCCCTACGGCCGCGACCACTCCAAGGACGGCTATCCGATCCGCATGGCCGAACTGCTGGCACAACTGGAGGGGGTCGGCTTCTCCGCCCGCGTGGCGGTCAACAATCCGAAGAACATCATGCAGGCCAAGAAGGTGATCAAGACAGCCTTCCGGTACCAGACGGAAAAGAAGGGTTTTTCTTTTGTCGAGGTGCTGGCGGCCTGCCCGACCAACTGGGGCATGACCTCCCTGGCGGCCAACCAGCGCGTGGGGGATGAGATGATCCCCTATTTCCCTCTGGGCGTGCAGCGCAACACAGCGAATCTGTAA
- a CDS encoding 2-oxoglutarate dehydrogenase E1 component → MADDRDNGFLSNFSPEWIESLCQAWQRDAGSVSREWQVFFSGFKLGAATPVGGVPCDERLAQKYANVESLIYRYRYLGHLLACTDPLSPCQLDHPLLTLSAFDLNDADLDTVFDVPGFSLQRATLREIIATLRETYCRELGVEFMHIQDPGERQWLIDRMEPIRNHPSIAPDEKLHILEQLQQAALFESFLHRRFVGQKRFSLEGGEVLIPVLDAIVRACPAAGISEIVMGMSHRGRLNVLAHILGKPYERIFAEFRDITSFGFVGEGDVKYHQGYTNDIAVAGSPLHLTLASNPSHLEAVGPVVEGKCRGRQDRSGADGAQRIMPLLIHGDAAFAGQGSVMETLNMSQLEGYGTGGTIHIVLNNQIGFTTPPKDARSTLYATDVAKMLDCPIFHVQGEAPETAVQAVRLALAYRQAFGRDVVIELICYRRHGHNEGDEPAFTQPLMYRKITDRLPVHRLYAMALAEEGVAPAVLAETEQRIADRLESAFHREPQGGEPSFRADWNQISREYGTVPVETGVPAEILLALAERMAELPPGFTPHDKIGALVRKRLEAVRKGNGIDWGNAETLAYATLVNEGAPVRLSGQDTPRGTFNHRHCVLHDVNSGATHTPLAGIARDGAFFQAFNSHLSEFGVLGFEYGFSLEYPQGLVAWEAQFGDFANGAQVIIDQFISSGETKWNRASGLVLLLPHGYEGQGAEHSSARIERYMQLCAGENMVVANPSTPAQMFHLLRRQVRQAFRKPLVVFTPKSLLRHPRCVSRLDELTTGSFREVLADGVEPASIRRALLCSGKIYYELAEERERRGDSDLALIRIEQLYPFRADLVAEALSRLPEDAVVTWVQEEPENMGAWPWLRTRLASLRSGIRYIGRPEDCCPAVGSHRLHAEQQAEIIRAAFE, encoded by the coding sequence ATGGCTGATGACAGAGACAATGGTTTCCTCTCCAATTTTTCACCCGAATGGATCGAATCGCTCTGCCAGGCTTGGCAGCGCGATGCCGGCTCGGTGTCGCGGGAATGGCAGGTCTTTTTCAGTGGTTTCAAGCTGGGGGCAGCGACCCCCGTGGGGGGCGTCCCGTGCGACGAAAGGCTGGCGCAGAAATATGCCAACGTCGAGTCCCTGATCTACCGCTATCGCTACCTCGGCCACCTGCTGGCCTGCACCGATCCCCTTTCCCCCTGCCAACTCGATCATCCCCTGCTGACATTGTCCGCCTTTGACCTGAACGACGCCGACCTGGACACGGTGTTCGACGTTCCCGGTTTCTCTCTGCAGCGGGCCACCCTGAGGGAGATCATCGCCACTCTGCGTGAAACCTACTGCCGCGAGCTGGGGGTGGAGTTCATGCATATCCAGGATCCCGGCGAGCGCCAGTGGCTGATCGACCGGATGGAACCGATCCGGAATCATCCCTCGATTGCTCCCGATGAGAAGCTGCATATCCTGGAGCAGTTGCAGCAGGCCGCTCTGTTCGAGTCCTTTTTGCACCGGCGGTTCGTAGGACAGAAACGGTTCTCCCTGGAAGGGGGAGAGGTGCTGATTCCGGTCCTGGATGCCATAGTGCGCGCCTGTCCGGCAGCAGGAATTTCCGAGATCGTGATGGGCATGTCCCATCGGGGACGTCTGAACGTGCTGGCTCATATTCTCGGCAAGCCGTACGAACGGATTTTTGCCGAATTCCGCGACATCACCTCGTTTGGATTTGTCGGGGAAGGGGATGTCAAGTATCACCAAGGGTATACGAATGACATCGCGGTGGCGGGCAGTCCGCTGCATCTGACTCTCGCATCCAATCCGAGCCACCTGGAAGCGGTCGGGCCGGTGGTGGAGGGCAAGTGCCGCGGCCGCCAGGATCGCTCTGGCGCGGATGGGGCACAGCGCATCATGCCGCTTCTGATCCATGGCGACGCTGCCTTCGCCGGACAGGGAAGCGTGATGGAAACGCTGAACATGTCCCAACTGGAAGGATACGGTACCGGCGGAACCATCCACATCGTGCTGAACAACCAGATCGGCTTCACCACACCCCCCAAGGATGCCCGTTCGACCCTGTATGCCACTGATGTGGCAAAGATGCTGGATTGCCCGATCTTCCACGTGCAGGGGGAAGCGCCTGAGACGGCGGTGCAGGCCGTCCGGCTGGCGCTGGCCTACCGGCAGGCCTTTGGCCGGGATGTGGTGATCGAGCTAATCTGTTATCGCCGGCATGGCCATAACGAGGGAGATGAACCTGCCTTCACCCAGCCGCTGATGTACCGCAAGATTACCGACCGCCTACCGGTCCATCGCCTGTACGCCATGGCCCTGGCCGAAGAAGGTGTGGCCCCGGCCGTACTGGCAGAGACCGAGCAGCGCATTGCTGACCGGCTGGAGTCGGCGTTCCACCGGGAGCCGCAGGGGGGCGAGCCGAGCTTCCGGGCCGACTGGAATCAGATCTCCCGCGAGTACGGCACCGTGCCGGTCGAAACCGGAGTGCCCGCCGAAATCCTGCTCGCACTGGCAGAGCGTATGGCTGAACTCCCCCCCGGTTTTACCCCCCACGACAAGATCGGTGCCCTGGTCCGGAAACGCCTCGAAGCGGTCCGGAAGGGGAACGGCATCGACTGGGGCAATGCGGAAACGCTGGCGTACGCCACGCTGGTGAATGAGGGGGCGCCGGTGCGCCTGTCCGGACAGGATACCCCCCGCGGCACCTTCAATCATCGCCATTGCGTCCTGCACGACGTGAACAGCGGTGCCACCCATACGCCGTTGGCGGGCATCGCCCGGGACGGCGCCTTTTTCCAGGCCTTTAACAGTCATCTGTCCGAATTCGGCGTGCTGGGATTCGAATACGGTTTCTCGCTGGAATACCCGCAGGGGCTGGTTGCCTGGGAGGCGCAGTTCGGCGATTTTGCCAACGGCGCCCAGGTGATCATCGATCAGTTCATTTCCAGCGGTGAAACCAAGTGGAACCGGGCCAGCGGGCTGGTGCTGCTGCTGCCGCACGGATACGAAGGGCAGGGGGCGGAGCATTCCAGCGCCCGGATAGAGCGCTATATGCAGCTCTGCGCCGGAGAGAACATGGTGGTGGCCAATCCCTCCACTCCGGCCCAGATGTTTCACCTTCTGCGCCGCCAGGTCAGGCAGGCCTTTCGCAAGCCGCTGGTCGTCTTCACCCCCAAAAGCCTGTTGCGTCACCCGCGCTGCGTCTCCCGTCTGGATGAGCTGACCACCGGTTCGTTTCGCGAGGTGCTGGCAGATGGCGTCGAGCCGGCCTCGATACGGCGCGCGCTGCTTTGCAGCGGCAAGATCTACTATGAGCTGGCGGAGGAGCGTGAGCGCAGGGGAGACAGCGACCTGGCCCTGATCAGGATCGAGCAGTTGTACCCCTTCCGCGCCGACCTGGTGGCGGAGGCGCTGTCCCGGTTGCCGGAGGATGCTGTCGTGACATGGGTCCAGGAAGAGCCGGAAAACATGGGGGCCTGGCCCTGGCTGCGTACCCGGCTGGCCTCCCTGCGAAGCGGTATCCGCTATATCGGCCGGCCGGAGGACTGCTGTCCGGCGGTTGGTTCACATCGTCTGCACGCGGAACAGCAGGCAGAGATTATCAGGGCAGCCTTCGAATGA
- a CDS encoding 2-oxoacid:acceptor oxidoreductase family protein — MRHDLFISGYGGQGVLLAGNLLSYAAIHEGKNVSFFPAYGVEKRGGAAMCTIVFADGDTGSPVVGQPSVAVLLNPLSFEKYAARVRPGGICIANSSLVPCDGVELPGVRLVPVPMNQIAIDLGDVRMVNMVACGAYAAATGALAPQSLEAALAKALPERNHRLIPANVRAIEAGAAAARG; from the coding sequence ATGCGTCACGATCTGTTCATTTCCGGGTATGGAGGGCAGGGGGTGCTGCTGGCCGGCAACCTGCTTTCCTATGCCGCCATACACGAGGGCAAAAACGTTTCCTTTTTCCCGGCCTACGGCGTTGAAAAACGCGGCGGAGCAGCCATGTGCACGATCGTGTTCGCCGATGGCGATACCGGCTCACCGGTAGTGGGGCAGCCGTCGGTCGCAGTGCTGCTCAACCCGCTGTCTTTCGAGAAATATGCCGCCCGCGTCAGGCCGGGTGGGATCTGCATCGCCAATTCGTCACTGGTACCGTGCGATGGTGTCGAACTGCCGGGTGTGCGCCTTGTGCCGGTGCCGATGAATCAGATCGCCATCGACCTGGGGGATGTGCGGATGGTCAACATGGTAGCCTGTGGGGCCTATGCGGCCGCTACCGGTGCGCTCGCCCCGCAGTCGCTGGAGGCGGCGCTTGCGAAGGCGCTGCCGGAGCGCAACCACCGGCTGATCCCGGCCAATGTCCGGGCTATCGAGGCTGGCGCTGCGGCGGCACGCGGTTAA